From a single Tachypleus tridentatus isolate NWPU-2018 chromosome 6, ASM421037v1, whole genome shotgun sequence genomic region:
- the LOC143253280 gene encoding caveolin-1-like translates to MGGLNINNRDPNILNEYLQVEFDDIIAEPEGTYSVDCVWKAAYFLFTGTKNCCYKFLTIVCAFPIALAVGCSFAILSFQHIWCIGPAIRHFRINCHIVRMYVRTCLDSCLAPLLHRNGKYFQSNLHYKRPSAGR, encoded by the exons ATGGGAggtttaaacataaataatcgAGATCCGAATATCTTGAATGAGTACCTACAG GTTGAATTTGATGATATCATTGCCGAACCGGAAGGTACCTACTCTGTTGACTGCGTGTGGAAAGCTGCTTATTTTCTCTTCACGGGAACAAAGAACTGCTGCTACAAGTTTCTCACTATTGTGTGCGCCTTTCCAATAGCCTTAGCAGTCGGATGTAGCTTCGCAATTCTGTCATTCCAACATATCTGGTGTATTGGCCCAGCTATTCGTCATTTCAGAATCAACTGTCACATTGTCCGAATGTACGTCCGAACCTGCTTGGATTCATGCCTTGCCCCCTTGCTGCATCGTAATGGGAAATATTTTCAGTCGAATCTCCATTACAAAAGGCCCTCTGCCGGAAGATGA